One part of the Marinobacter sp. MDS2 genome encodes these proteins:
- a CDS encoding lysine exporter LysO family protein, producing the protein MLTGALLILAPLFLGFAFALSNRRLMTVIHYLVEGLVYFILVLLGLGLGQMEGLLTHLGTMAYQVSGLVLAMLVANLAALWLFHHFLPLDIGPTEDSAKPSYRRLFMAGLKPLLAVVVGGFLGYFWFSGLPMVEDVATWALMLLLFLIGLQLRNAGLSLRKLLMNRQGLGIALTMGASSLIAGLALTPWLGVSWNQALAIASGFGWYSLSGIMIGDAMGPAWGGVAFLNDVLREIIALALIPVVIGARPAMAIGYGGATSMDFTLPVIRSSGGLACVPVAIASGFLLSFLSPVLMGVFLSLG; encoded by the coding sequence ATGCTGACCGGCGCTTTGCTGATTCTGGCCCCGTTGTTTTTGGGTTTTGCGTTCGCCCTTTCCAATCGCCGCCTGATGACGGTGATTCACTACCTTGTGGAAGGCCTGGTGTATTTCATTCTGGTTTTGCTCGGGCTTGGCCTTGGGCAAATGGAAGGCTTGCTTACGCATCTGGGCACTATGGCCTACCAAGTGTCCGGATTGGTACTCGCCATGCTGGTGGCAAATCTGGCGGCGCTATGGCTGTTCCATCACTTTCTTCCGCTCGACATCGGCCCTACCGAAGACAGTGCAAAACCGAGCTACCGCCGGCTGTTCATGGCGGGCCTGAAACCATTGCTGGCAGTGGTTGTGGGGGGATTTCTGGGTTATTTCTGGTTCTCCGGGTTGCCCATGGTTGAAGATGTCGCCACCTGGGCACTGATGCTGCTGTTGTTTTTGATTGGTCTTCAGCTTCGCAATGCCGGTTTGTCGTTGCGTAAGCTGTTAATGAACCGTCAGGGTCTTGGGATTGCGCTGACAATGGGGGCGAGTTCGCTGATCGCCGGGCTGGCGCTTACGCCTTGGCTGGGAGTGTCATGGAATCAGGCGCTGGCGATTGCGTCGGGATTCGGCTGGTACTCCCTGTCTGGAATTATGATCGGCGACGCCATGGGGCCGGCGTGGGGCGGAGTTGCGTTTCTCAACGATGTGCTGCGTGAAATTATTGCTCTGGCACTGATTCCGGTGGTGATTGGCGCCCGCCCGGCCATGGCAATCGGCTATGGGGGGGCTACGTCTATGGACTTTACCCTGCCGGTGATTCGCAGCAGTGGTGGCTTGGCGTGTGTGCCGGTGGCCATTGCCTCGGGCTTCTTGCTGTCTTTCCTGTCGCCCGTGCTGATGGGGGTCTTTCTGTCACTGGGCTAA
- a CDS encoding DUF2288 domain-containing protein, translated as MSSPDELKAKLNLETSRIHWHELQTYYARGHVVRVEPELDLLEVAAELTADNKAQFEQWLAAGSVGDVSPDLARAWYEKNSELWAVVVAPWVLVQDRSANKLH; from the coding sequence ATGTCATCGCCGGACGAATTGAAAGCCAAACTTAATCTGGAAACCTCTCGCATTCATTGGCATGAATTGCAGACGTATTACGCCCGGGGCCACGTGGTGCGCGTTGAGCCAGAGCTGGATCTTCTTGAGGTGGCGGCCGAGCTGACCGCGGACAACAAAGCACAGTTCGAGCAATGGCTGGCCGCAGGTTCGGTCGGTGATGTTTCGCCGGATCTTGCCCGGGCCTGGTACGAAAAAAACAGCGAGTTATGGGCTGTGGTGGTTGCACCTTGGGTTTTGGTTCAGGACCGCTCCGCGAATAAGCTTCACTGA
- a CDS encoding response regulator: MPYKENDLNKVLYVEDDADIRAIAELALQDVGGFSIALCSSGAEAIKVAPDFQPDLILLDVMMPEMDGPQTLQELRKIEATQDTPVIFMTARIQRTEIDEYLSLGALGVIPKPFDPMTLADEIRRIHQAHA; the protein is encoded by the coding sequence ATGCCCTATAAGGAAAACGATTTGAATAAAGTGTTGTATGTGGAAGACGATGCCGACATACGGGCCATCGCGGAACTGGCTTTGCAGGATGTCGGAGGTTTTTCCATCGCCTTGTGCAGCTCTGGTGCCGAGGCCATCAAGGTCGCTCCGGACTTTCAACCGGATCTGATCCTTTTAGATGTCATGATGCCGGAAATGGATGGTCCCCAGACCTTGCAGGAATTGCGCAAGATCGAGGCGACGCAAGACACGCCGGTAATTTTCATGACGGCCCGGATTCAGCGAACAGAAATTGATGAATACCTGTCGTTGGGTGCGCTGGGCGTGATTCCAAAGCCGTTTGATCCGATGACGCTGGCGGATGAGATTCGCCGGATACACCAGGCGCATGCCTGA
- a CDS encoding response regulator has protein sequence MKALVLEDDELVGELVETIVAGFSGLNVTLARSLTEAKQRLAEGPYGLFLVDWELPDGSGLEFLKLIRKTDSVVPVVIVSGRTDRESVIKAAHYGISGYVTKPLDVELLHRRLADLIPAHRVENASVHEYMARSSNTVVQLPTDLDPADIIELIGRADTLSASELAERWREQIGLTARILDVANSNSFRRTGKPVESLRAAIASIGVSMALSQALALSLDVSAKLVRPELKAFADRYQDMSFRVAREANQIATRLGNVSTMFRSAGLLSRLGEMAVLKVLNQFDTAGGSLEDAEIEQCLARWSEEYGNRLKVHWKFPLGLRELIGAVHFLSHDNHRDGPIIMRAAALIAEDRQAEPECQRLLRQLGLDRSEFVKEEPSDAL, from the coding sequence TTGAAAGCGTTGGTGCTGGAAGACGACGAGCTTGTCGGCGAATTGGTTGAAACCATTGTAGCCGGTTTCAGTGGCTTGAATGTTACCCTGGCCCGATCGTTGACCGAGGCCAAACAACGTCTTGCAGAAGGTCCGTATGGGTTGTTTCTGGTGGATTGGGAGTTGCCAGACGGATCGGGCCTGGAGTTTTTGAAGCTGATTCGAAAAACCGATTCGGTGGTGCCCGTTGTCATCGTGTCGGGGCGCACGGATCGGGAGTCGGTGATCAAAGCGGCCCACTATGGCATCAGTGGGTACGTTACCAAGCCGCTGGATGTGGAGCTTCTGCATCGCCGTTTGGCTGATCTCATTCCCGCTCACCGTGTTGAAAACGCTTCCGTACATGAGTATATGGCCCGGTCTTCGAATACGGTGGTGCAGTTGCCCACCGACCTGGATCCGGCCGACATAATCGAACTGATCGGCCGGGCCGACACACTGTCGGCCTCGGAACTGGCAGAGCGCTGGCGCGAGCAGATCGGATTAACGGCCCGGATTCTGGATGTAGCCAACAGCAACTCGTTCAGGCGGACAGGCAAACCGGTGGAGTCGCTCAGGGCTGCAATCGCCAGCATCGGCGTTTCCATGGCTTTGAGTCAGGCGTTGGCGTTGTCATTGGATGTGAGTGCCAAACTGGTCCGGCCAGAGCTCAAAGCATTCGCTGACCGCTATCAGGACATGTCGTTTCGGGTCGCTCGGGAGGCAAACCAGATCGCAACGCGGTTGGGCAATGTATCCACCATGTTTCGAAGTGCCGGGTTGCTGAGTCGTTTGGGTGAAATGGCGGTGCTTAAAGTCCTGAATCAGTTCGACACCGCCGGCGGATCACTGGAGGACGCCGAGATCGAGCAGTGCCTGGCCCGTTGGTCCGAGGAGTACGGCAACCGTTTGAAGGTGCACTGGAAATTCCCTCTGGGTTTACGGGAATTGATCGGTGCGGTGCATTTTTTATCACACGACAACCACCGGGACGGTCCGATCATTATGCGCGCTGCCGCCTTGATTGCTGAGGATCGCCAAGCGGAGCCAGAGTGCCAGCGCTTGTTGCGCCAGCTCGGTTTGGATAGAAGCGAGTTCGTCAAGGAGGAGCCGAGTGATGCCCTATAA
- a CDS encoding diguanylate cyclase — translation MTTAANDQLQKRLKLLQDRFVERAQGDVETLGHFARQIEQQQLSRTDLVECYQLLHRMAGSAGTFGLPELGSAARSIENQLKPVVEAKARKISGHEGSVALPADVAMQIHELTALVQKGVSQSKAKPVDAQSQQPMDTYKGSHGMQVQVMALAHDAGYLSGLMADLHGYGFATEVVSLRDPQAAIEDLKQRSGATIFVCQDSDLGDVLDFRTAHLEKNEHRRFPVVGTGRQNTFESLYRVAEQGATAYFSEPLDLPALAERIESLALERGARPQGRVLIVDDDKELGERYCLVLNNAGMKATLVSDPAKMMSALSAFEPDIVLMDVQLRAHSGVTLARMIRYEPRWLGLPIVYLSSEDNPETQLDALAKGADEFLVKPVTDEYLVRSVRIRCYRARQLSDLMNRDSLTGLLKHSLIKQEVERELARCRRTGNLSCVVMLDLDHFKRVNDTWGHGQGDVVIRTLAHLLRNRLRESDTIGRYGGEEFLVVLPHCDPEEAAELIDDIRIRFSELVFTTGDDSFQVTMSAGIAAINDFPLASEAIEAADQALYARKQAGRNGVTLYERQDVNQDD, via the coding sequence TTGACCACCGCAGCCAATGATCAACTTCAAAAACGCCTGAAACTGTTGCAGGACCGTTTTGTGGAGCGGGCACAGGGAGACGTAGAAACCTTGGGCCATTTTGCCCGCCAGATCGAGCAACAGCAATTAAGCCGGACCGATTTGGTGGAATGCTATCAGTTGCTGCATCGGATGGCAGGGTCTGCGGGTACGTTTGGGTTACCTGAACTTGGTTCAGCGGCCCGTTCGATCGAGAATCAGCTTAAACCCGTGGTTGAAGCGAAAGCTCGGAAAATAAGTGGGCATGAGGGCTCCGTGGCTCTGCCGGCCGATGTGGCGATGCAGATTCACGAATTGACGGCACTGGTTCAAAAGGGTGTCTCTCAATCGAAGGCTAAGCCCGTTGATGCGCAGTCCCAGCAACCGATGGATACCTATAAAGGCTCTCATGGCATGCAGGTTCAGGTAATGGCGCTGGCGCATGACGCGGGCTACCTGTCGGGCTTGATGGCGGATCTTCACGGGTACGGTTTCGCCACCGAGGTGGTGTCGCTACGAGATCCGCAGGCGGCCATTGAAGATCTGAAGCAGCGTTCGGGTGCCACTATTTTTGTGTGTCAGGACTCCGACTTGGGTGATGTCCTCGATTTTCGCACAGCCCACCTTGAAAAGAACGAGCATCGGCGTTTTCCAGTGGTAGGGACCGGCCGCCAAAATACCTTTGAGAGCCTTTATCGAGTTGCAGAACAAGGCGCGACGGCGTATTTCAGCGAACCTCTGGATTTGCCTGCGCTGGCGGAACGCATCGAGTCGCTTGCACTGGAGCGTGGCGCCCGGCCGCAGGGTCGTGTGTTGATTGTTGATGATGATAAGGAACTGGGTGAGCGTTATTGTCTGGTGTTAAACAACGCCGGGATGAAAGCCACGCTGGTGTCTGACCCTGCGAAGATGATGTCGGCCTTGTCGGCCTTTGAGCCGGATATCGTTTTGATGGACGTGCAGTTGCGCGCCCACTCCGGGGTCACTTTGGCTCGAATGATACGTTACGAGCCCCGTTGGTTGGGGCTGCCGATTGTGTATTTGTCGTCAGAAGATAATCCGGAAACCCAACTGGATGCTCTGGCCAAGGGGGCTGATGAGTTCCTGGTAAAGCCGGTCACGGACGAATACCTGGTTCGCTCTGTCCGCATTCGCTGTTATCGCGCCCGCCAGTTGTCCGATTTGATGAACCGCGACAGCCTGACCGGTTTGCTCAAACATTCACTGATCAAACAGGAAGTCGAGCGCGAGCTGGCCCGGTGTCGTCGAACCGGCAATTTATCCTGCGTGGTCATGTTGGATCTGGATCATTTCAAGCGGGTAAATGACACCTGGGGTCACGGGCAGGGGGATGTCGTCATTCGTACCCTGGCGCACCTGTTACGCAATCGCCTCAGAGAGTCCGATACCATCGGGCGATACGGCGGCGAGGAATTTTTGGTGGTGCTTCCCCATTGCGATCCCGAGGAAGCCGCTGAGTTAATCGACGATATCCGGATCCGATTCTCGGAGCTGGTGTTTACGACGGGCGATGACAGTTTTCAGGTGACCATGAGCGCGGGCATTGCCGCGATCAACGATTTTCCATTAGCGAGTGAGGCTATCGAGGCTGCCGATCAGGCGCTTTACGCACGAAAGCAGGCGGGGCGTAATGGTGTGACGCTGTATGAGCGCCAGGACGTAAATCAGGATGATTGA
- a CDS encoding ATP-binding protein, translated as MKTLNLGTRVVLITSLSIIFSVCLILFIAYGRLLKDFEYILTERQTLQASSIASRVNEELSIRLNGLGAFASTLTDGENLLPMEQLRFAIGRQPGLEQLFQGDLLIFNSNGVAISENRYVPNRLGTSYADRSHFKRAMASDMPIVSRPIIGRRTGLPLLSFLAPIRSDEGDLLGLAGGTINLKQRGILPNDLNPEPGTLLKVLDTGHFIQVDALKPGLPAPDLPPPGSDILVDSALSGVNAGVVTDRAGERWVYATQHLDRLGWLILSAAPYAQATQPAKAWFQNFLWASIVVMVPLLFFAYLLTRAATHSLSSMSEKIHEMTTDNASNTRLSITGTTETRNLANAFNAMMDEREALDTLKSQFVSNVSHELRTPLTSINGSLKLMNSGATGQLPDKASALIKVALRNGEHLQALITDLLDFDKAVSGKLSIHATLTPVAEAIQKACEGNQTMANQYGVRLSHEHTDSLTAFADPKRLRQILNNFISNAIKYSPRDGLIRVKAKATPTGYVRITVTDQGDGVPEHFVPNLFQRFAQAEVGSSRAKSGTGLGLAICQELAELMGGRVGYFYDHGAHFWLELPENTPSARKPS; from the coding sequence TTGAAAACACTAAACTTGGGTACCCGCGTTGTCCTGATTACCAGCCTGAGCATTATTTTCAGCGTCTGTCTGATTTTGTTTATTGCATACGGCCGACTACTGAAAGACTTTGAATACATTTTGACAGAGCGGCAAACACTTCAGGCCAGCTCGATCGCCAGTCGTGTCAATGAGGAACTATCTATACGACTGAATGGCCTGGGCGCCTTCGCCAGCACGCTCACCGACGGTGAAAACTTGCTGCCGATGGAACAACTCCGATTTGCGATTGGGCGACAACCGGGCCTGGAACAATTGTTTCAGGGCGATTTGCTCATTTTTAACAGTAACGGCGTAGCCATTTCTGAAAACCGGTACGTACCGAACCGACTGGGCACTTCCTATGCGGATCGGTCTCACTTCAAACGCGCCATGGCATCCGACATGCCGATTGTCAGCCGTCCGATTATTGGCAGACGAACCGGATTGCCCCTGCTCTCATTTCTGGCTCCCATACGGAGCGACGAAGGCGATCTGTTGGGTCTGGCCGGCGGCACCATCAATCTGAAACAACGGGGTATCCTTCCGAATGATCTCAACCCCGAACCCGGCACATTGCTGAAAGTGCTCGATACCGGTCACTTCATTCAGGTTGATGCATTGAAACCAGGTTTGCCTGCCCCAGACTTACCGCCGCCTGGTTCGGACATACTCGTTGATTCAGCCTTGTCCGGGGTCAATGCCGGGGTTGTGACCGACCGGGCCGGAGAACGTTGGGTGTACGCAACCCAACACCTCGACCGGCTCGGCTGGCTGATTCTCAGCGCGGCCCCCTATGCCCAGGCAACGCAACCCGCCAAGGCGTGGTTTCAGAACTTCCTCTGGGCCAGTATTGTGGTCATGGTGCCCTTACTGTTTTTCGCGTATCTCCTGACCCGAGCCGCAACCCACAGCCTCAGCAGCATGTCTGAGAAAATCCACGAGATGACCACAGACAATGCATCAAACACCCGATTGAGCATCACCGGCACAACCGAAACCCGAAACCTCGCCAACGCATTCAATGCCATGATGGACGAACGGGAAGCCTTGGACACGCTCAAAAGCCAGTTTGTTTCCAATGTCAGCCATGAACTTCGCACCCCGCTTACGTCTATCAACGGGTCATTGAAATTAATGAACTCCGGGGCGACAGGTCAACTTCCCGACAAAGCCAGCGCCTTGATAAAGGTTGCTCTGCGCAATGGCGAACATTTACAAGCACTGATCACGGATTTACTGGACTTTGACAAGGCGGTATCGGGCAAACTGAGCATTCACGCCACCCTGACTCCGGTCGCAGAGGCAATACAAAAAGCCTGCGAGGGCAACCAAACCATGGCAAACCAATACGGCGTCAGGCTCTCGCATGAACACACGGACAGCTTGACTGCCTTTGCCGACCCTAAACGGCTACGGCAAATCCTCAACAACTTCATCAGTAACGCCATCAAGTACTCACCCCGGGACGGGTTAATCAGGGTGAAAGCAAAAGCCACTCCGACGGGCTATGTCCGTATTACTGTTACCGACCAAGGCGACGGCGTGCCCGAACACTTCGTACCGAATTTATTTCAAAGATTTGCACAGGCCGAAGTCGGATCATCCCGGGCCAAATCCGGCACGGGTCTGGGGCTGGCTATCTGCCAGGAACTGGCCGAGCTCATGGGCGGTCGCGTAGGTTACTTTTACGATCACGGTGCCCACTTCTGGCTTGAGCTACCTGAAAACACTCCGTCTGCGAGGAAGCCATCATGA
- a CDS encoding GAF domain-containing protein: MKAPDYPSNEASRLAALQSTLLLDTPPEERFDRVTRLAAQLFDVPICLVSLVDSDRQWFKSCYGLDASETGRDISFCGHAILGPNVFVVEDTLTDERFADNPLVTGGPNIRFYAGAPLADLEGYRLGTLCLIDSTPRTFSEKQQQALRDFADVVEREFRYQELNSYYADRTRALNILNDIALNTSGNTDNRIERALAIACQYLNIDTAIVSQIEGEAYTILWHHERQTPSLENGLTLPLAQTYCAILMNQPDVLAIDHMATSPYRDLPCYQLFGLESYLAAPIWVNGEAVGTLNFSSTEPRLPGFSETEKTFVSLLARWVADLIQQQDQAATLDKLVSNAPGMLYQYRLWPDGHSSFPYTSEGIRRIFGLTANDVVDDATPAFKRIHREDMQRVFESIQSSAETLEPWETRYRIMTPAGHWRWIEGKANPEKLPEGSILWHGYIVDIDERQKNEEMKNQFVSTVSHELRTPLTSIAGSLGLILGGVTGDITEKTRKMLNITRRNADQLRALIDDLLDIEKLASGNMLIVMEQHPIADVVSTAVEHIQSYANQKHVQLRLKESSTGLEANIDPQRFQQAIANLLSNAVKFSPPHEDVTIEIRQTGDQAMVEVSDKGTGVPESFRERIFEKFAQADGSSARAKEGTGLGLAITKQLMNAMGGDVGYESEEGAGAMFWLSIPIQGPADNE; encoded by the coding sequence ATGAAAGCGCCTGACTACCCGTCAAACGAAGCCAGCCGCCTCGCTGCACTCCAATCGACGCTGCTACTGGACACCCCGCCGGAGGAGCGCTTTGATCGCGTTACCCGCCTTGCCGCACAGCTGTTCGACGTGCCGATTTGCCTGGTATCGCTGGTCGATTCCGACCGTCAGTGGTTCAAATCCTGTTACGGTCTTGATGCGTCTGAAACCGGGAGGGACATCTCGTTTTGCGGACATGCCATTCTCGGCCCCAACGTTTTCGTGGTGGAAGATACACTCACAGATGAACGCTTTGCCGACAATCCTCTGGTCACGGGCGGCCCCAATATTCGCTTCTACGCAGGCGCGCCGTTGGCCGATCTGGAAGGCTACCGTTTGGGCACCTTGTGCCTGATTGACAGCACACCAAGGACTTTTTCAGAAAAGCAGCAGCAGGCCTTGCGGGACTTTGCGGATGTCGTGGAACGGGAATTCCGCTATCAGGAACTCAACAGCTACTACGCGGACCGTACACGGGCGCTCAACATCCTCAACGACATTGCCCTGAATACGAGTGGCAACACGGACAACCGGATTGAGCGCGCGCTGGCCATCGCCTGTCAGTACCTGAATATCGATACCGCCATCGTCAGTCAGATCGAAGGTGAGGCTTACACCATACTCTGGCATCACGAGCGGCAAACGCCCTCGCTGGAAAACGGCCTGACACTACCGCTGGCCCAGACCTATTGCGCCATTTTAATGAATCAGCCCGACGTATTGGCCATCGACCATATGGCCACTTCGCCCTATCGCGACTTGCCCTGTTACCAGTTGTTCGGTTTGGAGAGCTATCTGGCGGCTCCCATCTGGGTGAACGGTGAAGCCGTTGGCACCCTGAATTTTTCCTCAACCGAGCCGCGGTTACCGGGTTTTTCCGAAACCGAGAAAACCTTCGTCAGCCTGCTCGCGCGCTGGGTGGCCGACCTTATTCAGCAGCAAGACCAGGCGGCGACGCTCGACAAGCTGGTCTCCAATGCCCCCGGCATGCTCTATCAATACCGCCTATGGCCTGATGGCCATAGCAGCTTTCCCTACACCAGCGAGGGCATCCGGAGGATCTTCGGCCTGACCGCCAACGACGTTGTTGACGACGCCACGCCCGCATTTAAACGCATTCACCGCGAGGATATGCAAAGGGTATTCGAGTCTATCCAAAGTTCAGCCGAGACTCTCGAACCATGGGAAACACGATATCGCATTATGACCCCAGCAGGCCACTGGCGCTGGATCGAGGGTAAAGCCAACCCGGAGAAGCTGCCCGAAGGCAGCATCTTGTGGCACGGCTACATTGTCGATATTGATGAGCGACAGAAGAACGAAGAGATGAAAAACCAGTTCGTTTCGACCGTCAGTCACGAGCTGCGAACACCACTCACCTCGATTGCGGGTTCACTAGGGTTGATTCTTGGCGGGGTCACCGGCGACATTACTGAAAAGACCCGAAAAATGCTAAACATCACGCGCCGTAACGCGGATCAACTCCGCGCGCTGATCGACGACCTTCTGGATATCGAGAAGCTCGCCAGCGGGAACATGCTGATCGTTATGGAGCAGCACCCCATCGCGGATGTCGTCTCAACCGCAGTCGAACACATACAGTCTTACGCGAACCAAAAACACGTTCAACTGCGCCTGAAAGAATCATCCACGGGCCTTGAAGCGAACATAGACCCGCAACGCTTTCAGCAGGCGATCGCCAATTTGCTGTCCAATGCGGTGAAGTTTTCGCCCCCTCACGAGGACGTGACCATCGAAATACGCCAAACGGGCGATCAGGCAATGGTCGAGGTTTCAGACAAAGGCACAGGCGTTCCCGAAAGCTTTCGGGAGCGTATTTTCGAGAAGTTTGCGCAAGCGGACGGTTCATCTGCCCGGGCAAAAGAAGGCACAGGCCTCGGCCTTGCGATCACCAAGCAGCTTATGAATGCGATGGGCGGCGATGTCGGCTACGAGTCTGAGGAAGGGGCCGGAGCGATGTTTTGGCTTTCAATACCCATACAAGGCCCGGCCGATAACGAGTAA